Genomic DNA from Danio rerio strain Tuebingen ecotype United States chromosome 5, GRCz12tu, whole genome shotgun sequence:
AAGCTGATATACGCACTTCACTGAACCACCAAGCACAGCTCCACCGTAATAATAATCACCCTCAGAATAAGGGATAAACGCTTGAGACTCAGGCCTTCTCTCATATGGGAATTGCTCACGAGGTGTATAATAATACCATGCATGTATCACACCTATAAGATCACCCAAAGTCTCTGCTCCCCAGCGGCCGTAGAACTTTGTATCCACATCAAGGCTGAAAAGATAGTCAGCGTCATTGACCAGTCCACTCTCAATCAGCATCTCCAGCCTTTTCATCCTGCCCAAACTCATATCTTGCCATCTGCTCGAACTATTTACGGTCATCACCGTCAGTTCATGTTCTTCACCCAGATTCACATCAGGAACCTGCTCTGGATGATCGGTGAAGACATAATAGTGCACACGAAACCCAACAAAAAAATGTTGCTCTGCAGACTCCAGGAAATCTTTTAGAAAAACGGTgtatctgaaaaataaaacagaaaggaaggatcataaaaatgtaaatacattaccAATTTAATTCCTCCCAACCCAGATTCAGACAATTAAATAGATAGTGGTCCATTAAGGATCAGCACAGGCTTGTGCAGAGATGGGTCTTCATACTTTGAAGAATCTGTCTATTACTCTAATAATGTTGGTACTACCCTGGATTTCAGGCAATTTGTTGGTGTGAAGGAGTTTAATGCAGAAGTTGGAGGTTGTCAAATTTAGTATTATTTAATTTAGGGTTAAATGTCAAAGAGGAGTTGAATCGTTTAAAAAATAGTGCTGTGATGTTGCTTAGACCATGAAAATTATACCTTTTTCCCACAAAGAAAAACCCGGTGGACAAAAGGTGTATGATCAGAATGAATCACTTAtctagaatgtggtaaaattgtcTGAGCTTACCAAAGCAGGGACTGGATAGAAATGGAGATTAACAAACCAAGCAGATATTTAGACAAATACAATGCTTCCTATTCCTGCATTATGGATATGACTGAGAGAAGCAGTAGTCAAATGTGTAGAAGAGCTGTAGTCAAATGTATAGTCAAATAAGATGCTCTCCTTCTCTGCAAGTCACTAATTGTAGATTCAGTCCTTTGTGAAACAACAATTTGAGAGTGTTTTTAACACAATTTGTTTgttcaaaaacacttttgtaagcAATGCAGGACTTTATTAAACACTGAACCGTCAAATGAGATCAGATTCTCTTATTCTGACTAACAGTGAGCACTGAAGCAAGAAATCTTTGCAATATCAGATGACTAATTGAATTTCTTAGAGAAGACTTGGCAAGGATTGGTATTTATGAGGCTAAATATGGCTGCTGATGATGGGTTTGTTGAAAAAGTGGTAGGTTTGGCATGGGCAGCTGGAAGAGTTTTAACCAACTCTTCTGTTAATGTTCTTAACCTGTTGAGTTAAAGTTTGTGGGTGTCCTGGACACAAGCTTTGGCAGAATCCTCGGTTGAGAACAGCATGATAGCTGCTGGACCAGGCTTTTGCTCACATTACATCTGAGTGTGATCTATGTGCAgctttatttaaacaaacacCATCAAAAAGTCAGGGGTCATAATATTCCATAACATAATACTCGTACATTTTAGCTGTGTCTATGGGCTGACGAATTACGaatcttctgttaaacatgacTTTCAAACACTCAGATGTTTCTAGGAATTTTCAGTCTCTTGAAAGTACAGGTATGTGcgtgtttacatttaaaaatgagtaCTCATGTAAAATTAATATAGCATTTCCTCACATTTTACCTCAGATTTTTAGTCAGAGTTGTATGGGTTTGcacattttgcaagtgttttgtaGTGgtcaaaatcatttttttttaaagatctttCATTTTTACTATTCCATGCTGGTGGAATGATTTGCCCAAAGAAGACTCTGTAGCCATTTTCGAGAGAATGGATAAAAGGTTTATCTAACAATAGCACTTCTCATTCTAATTTGGTTTACATATTTGCTACATAATGGCTGTTCCATAAGGAATAGTAAATTATCTATGTTGTCCCTTTTTGGTGAACAGTACCtttaatatacaataaattgaatataattcattcattcgttttctgccgcttttccaggGCCcagatagattaaaaaaaaaaaaaaaaaaaacttactttccAAGAGCAAAGATGGTGGTTGCTACAGTAATGTTCTGTTGTTTGTAGATTGCATCA
This window encodes:
- the gbgt1l3 gene encoding globoside alpha-1,3-N-acetylgalactosaminyltransferase 1, like 3 isoform X1; this encodes MKMKKKIKLQNIIFVVGLAVISVTGLFYLGVTSPSIRHIEQRFCLNITKKSSENVLLQSPQGLKYNQPSVLGPDGKVGPLAPWLAPIVSEGSFDPTLIDAIYKQQNITVATTIFALGKYTVFLKDFLESAEQHFFVGFRVHYYVFTDHPEQVPDVNLGEEHELTVMTVNSSSRWQDMSLGRMKRLEMLIESGLVNDADYLFSLDVDTKFYGRWGAETLGDLIGVIHAWYYYTPREQFPYERRPESQAFIPYSEGDYYYGGAVLGGSVKCVYQLAKTCREQLDIDAAKSIEAAWQEESHLNKYFLYNKPSKLLSPEYSWDDKKSKPDQIKIIRYSHIPKNYADVRPNK
- the gbgt1l3 gene encoding globoside alpha-1,3-N-acetylgalactosaminyltransferase 1, like 3 (The RefSeq protein has 2 substitutions compared to this genomic sequence), translated to MKLQSVNAFLLMFAGTVVIGLFYLGVTSPSIRHIEQRFCLNITKKSSENVLLQSPQGLKYNQPSVLGPDGKVGPLAPWLAPIVSEGSFDPTLIDAIYKQQNITVATTIFALGKYTVFLKDFLESAEQHFFVGFRVHYYVFTDHPEQVPDVNLGEEHELTVMTVNSSSRWQDMSLGRMKRLEMLIESGLVNDADYLFSLDVDTKFYGRWGAETLGDLIGVIHAWYYYTPREQFPYERRPESQAFIPYSEGDYYYGGAVLGGSVKCVYQLAKACREQLDIDAAKSIEAAWQEESHLNKYFLYNKPSKLLSPEYSWDDKKSKPDQIKIIRYSHIPKNYADVRPNKQKLL
- the gbgt1l3 gene encoding globoside alpha-1,3-N-acetylgalactosaminyltransferase 1, like 3 isoform X2; this encodes MKLQSVNAFLLMFAGTVVIGLFYLGVTSPSIRHIEQRFCLNITKKSSENVLLQSPQGLKYNQPSVLGPDGKVGPLAPWLAPIVSEGSFDPTLIDAIYKQQNITVATTIFALGKYTVFLKDFLESAEQHFFVGFRVHYYVFTDHPEQVPDVNLGEEHELTVMTVNSSSRWQDMSLGRMKRLEMLIESGLVNDADYLFSLDVDTKFYGRWGAETLGDLIGVIHAWYYYTPREQFPYERRPESQAFIPYSEGDYYYGGAVLGGSVKCVYQLAKTCREQLDIDAAKSIEAAWQEESHLNKYFLYNKPSKLLSPEYSWDDKKSKPDQIKIIRYSHIPKNYADVRPNK